The genomic region CCATATTGCTATCGAGGTAGATAATGTGTATACCGCTTGCGATACAATTCGATCGCTGGGCGGAACAATTTCTCGAGAGCCTGGCCCTGTAAAGGGTGGCACCACTGAAATCGCATTTGTTAAAGATCCTGATGGCTACGCCATCGAATTAATCCAAGCCAAACACCCATAAACCACACAAATAGGCGCTTCAACCGAGCAACGTGCTCGGTTTTTTCGTATGAGACACTATGGCACTAAAAGCAACCATTAATAAAGCCCTGATCCATGTCAGCGATATGGACAGGCACGTATACGACACATTCAATCTTACCATCGCCCAGCATCCGTCGGAGACCGATAAGCGCATGATGGTGCGTCTACTTGCGTATGTTCTCAATAGCCGTGAGCATTTGCGCTTTACCAAAGGATTATCTGAAGACAGTGAACCAGAAATTTGGGCGATTGATTACAGTGATCAAATTCAACTTTGGATTGATTTAGGCGAAGTCGATGAAAAGCGCATCAAAAAAGCCTGCGCTCAATCGCAACAAGTGATCGTCTACACCTATCACAGTACAAGCGAAGCATGGTGGCAAAAAATGTCACAAAAAGTCCATCAATTTGATAACTTAAAAGTTGTCGCACTAGATGACGAGCAATGTGAACAATTGGCGAATTTTGCCGGTCGAAGTATAGATTTAACTTGCACCATTGACTCCGGTCACATTTATCTTAACAATGACAATCAAGCGTTAACCATTACTCCAACTACGTTAAAGGATTGACCATGACATTTCGGCGTTTATTTTCTCTACTGGCTTTTTCAGCGTATACGATAACCTCGACCGCACAAACCGTTACCATTGATGCCGTCAGTGCCGATATGCAGATACTGGCTTCCGATGACATGCGCGGTCGCGCGATCGGTAGCCCTGAAATAGCGCAAGCCGAGCGCTATATTGTCGCGCAATTGCAACAGCACGGGTTACAACCATTAGCAAGTATTGGCAGTTATCGACAAGCTTTCACGCTAAATCACTATCAGCCAACCACAGCCTCTTTGCGCATTAACGGTACGGCCATTGATGATGGTGACATTGCCCTGAGTGGTAATATGCCAACATTTTCGTTAACTCATGCCGATTTGACAATCAGCCAAGTCGGCAAAGAGCAAGATCTGCGTGGCGCTCTTAGCGAGTTAAACGAACGTGGCGGTAAACACCTGGTATTGATTGACGAAACCCATCGTGCCCAGTTTTTGCAATATCGAAACTACCTAGCAAAAGGGAAAAAAGCATTAACCCATGCGAGTGATGACGTTTTGGTGTTAGCGATGGCGCCAGCATCGATAAATCAGGACATTAATGCCGTCAAACGTGTCCAGTTGACTGGTAAAATCAAGCATAAAAAAATTGATTTAGCCAATATTGTTGCCGTTTTGCCAGCGCAAACTGAATCTGATGAATACGTTATTTTTTCCGCTCACCATGACCACGTCGGCGCGACACAAGCAACCGACGCGTCGCAAGACGTGATCTACAACGGGGCGAATGACGATGCTACCGGGGTAAGTGCGGTACTTAACTTAGCGCGAGCCTTTAGCCAAGCAAAAGACAATGGTCAACTGAATTTGCAGCGCAATATCATGTTTGTCAGCTTTACCGCCGAAGAGAGCGGACTGATCGGCTCGAATGTGTTTGTCGAGCAGGTTAATACCGACAATGTTGTCGCCATGCTTAACATCGAAATGATCGGCAAGGCCTCACAATATGGTCCAGGACGTGTGTGGATGACGGGCTTTGAACGGTCTAATTTGGGTGCATTATTAAATAGCGAATTAGCCAAACAAGGTAATGAACAGCATGCTATTTTTGCCGATCCGTACCCTAACTTCCGCCTATTTTATCGTTCAGATAACGCATCGTTAGCCAAGAAAGGCGTTCCTGCGCACAGTATATCGAGTACGCAAATAGACCAAGATAAGGACTATCATAAAGTCACGGATGAAATCGACACCCTTGATTTAGTGCAAATGACCGATATCATCAACAACTTGTTTATTTCCAGCAAACCCTTGCTAGAAGGTACGGTAACCCCAAAACGTTTGGACAAAGTTGCCGGTCGTCCAATTGGCGTGTTTTTCTAATCCCTAGTCGACTCGCATGTATTGCAAGGGTAATAACGCCATTACCCTTGCATAGTCTTATATGTTGAAAACATTCTAGCCCGTTTCCCTAAATCCTCGTCAGTCACGACCATTTATCGTGACTTTTTAGCAAACTGTCGGCACTTTGTTGAAAAAATCAATAAATTAAGGCACTCTCTGCGACAGATAATTTCAAATAGGTCAAATTATGAAAACAACAAAATCCCTAATTGCTATGGCACTGTCAACAGCACTTTTAGCAGCCTGTAACAACACAGTTGATGCCCCTGCAGCATCAACAGATGTTCCTGCACAACCGGTAGCAGTCGCAGAAGTTAAACAACAAAGTGAAACCGAAAAGTTAAACGCGTTTTTTGAAAAGGTGTTTATGGACACAGTTATGCGTTCACCGCAAATGCAGACCTACTTAGGCATTCGCCAAGACTACGATAAGTGGGATGAATACACGGAAGAAAATAGCGCCAAAGAATTAGAAATCACTAAAAGTAACTTAGTCGCCTTACAAGCTTTTGATTTCGATGCCCTTGATCCGCAAGCTAAGATTTCTTACCAGCTATTCAAACAATCACTAGAGCAAGAAATTGCCAACTTCAAATGGCGTCATCATAACTACCCTGTAAACCAAATGTTCGGTTTACATTCAAACGTACCGTCATTTTTAATTAATCAACACACCGTCACGAATGCCAAAGAAGCCGCTGATTATGTTGCGCGTTTAAACGGCGTAAAAACCGTGATGGATCAGTTAGTGGGGCAGCTAAAAATCCGTGAAGACAAAGGCATTATTGCCCCAGACTTCGTGTTTCCTCACGTTATCCGCGATTCACAAAACCTGATCAACGGCGCACCATTTACCGAAGGTGACGACTCAACGCTACTGGCCGACTTTAAACGCAAAGTGAATGCGCTTGAGATCGACGACGAGAAAAAAGCCGATTTAATCGAGCAAGCGACACAAGCATTGTTAACCAGCGTGCAACCAGGTTACCAACACCTGATCGATTACATGATTGCGCTTGAGCCAAAATCAACCCACGATGCCGGTGCATGGAAATTCCCAGAAGGTGCAACCTTCTACAACAATGCCCTGAAAAACACCACAACAACTTCGTTAACGGCAGATGAGATCCATGACATTGGTTTATCTGAAGTGGCTCGTATTCACGACGAAATGCGCGTCATCAAAGATAAAGTTGGCTTTAAAGGTGACTTGCAAGCGTTTATGCAATTTATGCGTAGCGACAAGCAGTTCTACTACCCAAATACTGAAGAAGGCAAGCAACGCTATCTTGACGAAGCAACCTACTGGATAGATGACATGAAAGGTCGTCTTGATGAGTTGTTCTTAGTTAAGCCAAAAGCGGATTTAATCGTTAAGGCGGTAGAACCGTTCCGTGAACAATCTGCTGGTAAAGCATTCTACAACCGCCCTGCGCCAGATGGTTCACGTCCGGGAATTTACTACGCAAACCTGTACGATATGGAAGCGATGCCGACCTATCAAATGGAAGCGCTAGCCTACCACGAAGGTATCCCAGGTCACCACATGCAACTGGCGATTTCTCAAGAGCTAGAAGGTATCCCAACGTTCCGTAAATTCTCAAGCTACACCGCCTACACGGAAGGCTGGGGGTTATACTCAGAATTACTGCCAAAAGAAATCGGTTTATATAAAGATCCGTATGCTGACTTTGGCCGTCTGGCAATGGAATTATGGCGCGCTTGTCGCTTGGTCGTGGATACCGGTATGCACACCAAAAAATGGACTCGTGAAGAAAGCATCGATTACTACGTGAACAATACACCGAACGCGAAATCAGACGCGGTGAAAATGGTTGAACGTCACGCGGTGATGCCGTCACAAGCAACCGCTTATAAAGTGGGTATGCTAGAGATTTTACGTATGCGCGATATGGCCAAAGCTGAACTGGGCGAGAAGTTTGACATTCGTGAATTCCACGATGTGTATCTTAAAAATGGCCCGCTACCGCTTGATGTCATGGATCGCATGATGAAAAACTACATTGCAGAGAAAAAAGGCGCGTAAGCCCTTTCTCAACAGTGACTCTGTGGTAAAAAGCCTGCTGATGCAGGCTTTTTTGTTTTTATGGCGAAACAGCGTCTATTATGTAACATAAGTCAAGTGCTTGGTGTATAATGCCGCGCTTTTAGTTAGCCCGTTACCATAAAGACACTTACCGTGACCCTGAATCGCTCCTTTGCTCGCTTTTTCTTGCTACTGTTATTGTTGATCACCGCCAATATTTCGGTGTTTTATTACTTGCAAACAACCGCACACCGTCAGCAAGCACTTAATAACGATCGCCTTGATGTCATGGAACTCACCAATATGGTTCGTGACACGTCAAATAAACTCACCAGAACCTCACGCACCTATGTGGTCACGGGTGATGAAAGCTACTTACAGTACTATCAAGAAATCTTGCAATATCGTAATGGTGAGCGAGTAAGACCGGAGCATTACTTTAGTATTTACTGGGATAAACGACACACTCAGCGAGAAGAATCCATTACCCGAGAAAAACCCATCGCCCAGTTAATTGAACATTTACTGGCGAAAGAAGAGCATCTATCCATATTACGTGATGCGGTTGCTCATTCAGATGCATTAACTCGCATTGAGCAACAAGCGATGGCCTTGTATCAACAGGATCCGACAGCAAATAAATCGCAAGCCATTGATATGCTTTACGGCCAACAGTATCTTGCCGCAAAAAGCCAAATTATGAGCAAAATTGATGAGTTTGTTCAGGACTACAATGATTGGCATTATCAGCTCAGTAGCGATATTGCCCGTACCATAAAAATTGGCCGATTCATCAACTTATTACTGCAAATGTTATTTATTCTGGCGTTGTTGTGGATCCGCTTTTATGTGCTCAGAGAGATATCATCGCCGCTAGAAACCTTAACTCAGCTTGCCATGCGCATCGCTAAGGGCGACTTTAAGCAACGCCCAAAACTGCAAGGCAAAGCGAAGGATATTCACGTGCTACTCGATGCCATGAATCGTATGCAAGATCAGGTTGAGCAAACGCTGAT from Thalassotalea sp. Sam97 harbors:
- a CDS encoding YaeQ family protein, which codes for MALKATINKALIHVSDMDRHVYDTFNLTIAQHPSETDKRMMVRLLAYVLNSREHLRFTKGLSEDSEPEIWAIDYSDQIQLWIDLGEVDEKRIKKACAQSQQVIVYTYHSTSEAWWQKMSQKVHQFDNLKVVALDDEQCEQLANFAGRSIDLTCTIDSGHIYLNNDNQALTITPTTLKD
- a CDS encoding M28 family peptidase, producing MTFRRLFSLLAFSAYTITSTAQTVTIDAVSADMQILASDDMRGRAIGSPEIAQAERYIVAQLQQHGLQPLASIGSYRQAFTLNHYQPTTASLRINGTAIDDGDIALSGNMPTFSLTHADLTISQVGKEQDLRGALSELNERGGKHLVLIDETHRAQFLQYRNYLAKGKKALTHASDDVLVLAMAPASINQDINAVKRVQLTGKIKHKKIDLANIVAVLPAQTESDEYVIFSAHHDHVGATQATDASQDVIYNGANDDATGVSAVLNLARAFSQAKDNGQLNLQRNIMFVSFTAEESGLIGSNVFVEQVNTDNVVAMLNIEMIGKASQYGPGRVWMTGFERSNLGALLNSELAKQGNEQHAIFADPYPNFRLFYRSDNASLAKKGVPAHSISSTQIDQDKDYHKVTDEIDTLDLVQMTDIINNLFISSKPLLEGTVTPKRLDKVAGRPIGVFF
- a CDS encoding DUF885 family protein: MKTTKSLIAMALSTALLAACNNTVDAPAASTDVPAQPVAVAEVKQQSETEKLNAFFEKVFMDTVMRSPQMQTYLGIRQDYDKWDEYTEENSAKELEITKSNLVALQAFDFDALDPQAKISYQLFKQSLEQEIANFKWRHHNYPVNQMFGLHSNVPSFLINQHTVTNAKEAADYVARLNGVKTVMDQLVGQLKIREDKGIIAPDFVFPHVIRDSQNLINGAPFTEGDDSTLLADFKRKVNALEIDDEKKADLIEQATQALLTSVQPGYQHLIDYMIALEPKSTHDAGAWKFPEGATFYNNALKNTTTTSLTADEIHDIGLSEVARIHDEMRVIKDKVGFKGDLQAFMQFMRSDKQFYYPNTEEGKQRYLDEATYWIDDMKGRLDELFLVKPKADLIVKAVEPFREQSAGKAFYNRPAPDGSRPGIYYANLYDMEAMPTYQMEALAYHEGIPGHHMQLAISQELEGIPTFRKFSSYTAYTEGWGLYSELLPKEIGLYKDPYADFGRLAMELWRACRLVVDTGMHTKKWTREESIDYYVNNTPNAKSDAVKMVERHAVMPSQATAYKVGMLEILRMRDMAKAELGEKFDIREFHDVYLKNGPLPLDVMDRMMKNYIAEKKGA